One Chryseobacterium indoltheticum DNA segment encodes these proteins:
- a CDS encoding isoaspartyl peptidase/L-asparaginase has product MKIIIHGGFFSESDQSNEVKIAKQDSLKSIAEKAYQYLETHSAIDTVAYAVSLLENDELYNAGIGSQIQSDGVIRMSAALMDGETQKMSGVINIQDVKNPIFVAKELMKEDDRVLGGNGAKIYANNNGFENFSTEIPQRRKEYEAKLNNGGKGTVGCVAIDKNGKLAVATSTGGKGFEIPGRISDSATVAGNYANEFCAVSCTGVGEDIVSNATSAKIVTRVTDGMSLQEAFDKTFAELKTIDGFAGAIAIDKNGNIYHQDSYPTMVFASFDGNQFDIFK; this is encoded by the coding sequence ATGAAAATCATTATCCACGGAGGTTTTTTCTCTGAAAGTGACCAAAGCAATGAAGTGAAAATTGCCAAACAAGATTCTTTAAAAAGCATTGCTGAAAAAGCATATCAATATCTAGAAACCCATTCTGCGATCGATACTGTGGCTTACGCTGTTTCTCTTTTGGAAAATGATGAATTGTATAATGCTGGAATCGGTTCGCAAATTCAAAGTGACGGCGTTATCAGAATGAGTGCAGCATTGATGGATGGTGAAACTCAGAAAATGAGCGGTGTTATCAATATTCAGGATGTGAAAAATCCGATTTTTGTAGCAAAGGAACTGATGAAAGAAGATGACAGAGTTTTAGGCGGAAACGGAGCTAAAATTTATGCTAACAATAACGGTTTTGAAAACTTCTCGACAGAGATTCCTCAAAGAAGAAAAGAATACGAAGCCAAACTAAATAATGGCGGAAAAGGAACTGTTGGTTGTGTTGCCATCGATAAGAACGGAAAATTAGCCGTTGCCACTTCTACAGGAGGTAAAGGTTTTGAGATTCCGGGAAGAATTTCGGATTCTGCAACGGTAGCCGGAAATTACGCCAATGAATTTTGTGCCGTAAGCTGCACCGGAGTTGGTGAAGATATTGTAAGCAATGCTACATCAGCGAAAATTGTAACCAGAGTGACAGACGGAATGAGCTTACAAGAAGCTTTTGACAAAACTTTTGCAGAGTTAAAAACCATCGATGGTTTTGCCGGAGCTATCGCCATTGATAAAAACGGAAATATTTATCATCAGGATTCTTATCCTACCATGGTTTTTGCAAGTTTTGATGGAAATCAATTTGATATTTTCAAATAA
- a CDS encoding cyanophycinase: MKPVGKLIIIGGAVNKGSFSETDYDQNVEKNLNFFERGILRKIITESKNKENSVIEVITTASQIPQIVGSEYKKAFEFLGAKNVNILDIHNREEANSDAIVARANAADVVMFTGGDQLRLTSILGGTRFHDAILLKYQEQDFIYSGTSAGAAAASENMIYQGSSSEALLKGEIKTTQGLGLIDNVIVDTHFVQRGRIGRLFQAVVNNPRTLGIGLGEDTGLFIHNDTMTAVGSGLVIIVDGRFIKDTNLTNINLGEPISIDNLTVHVMSMNDHYDLTTRKLTIENSQFNPIPQT; the protein is encoded by the coding sequence ATGAAACCTGTTGGAAAATTAATTATTATCGGTGGAGCTGTTAATAAAGGCAGTTTTTCTGAAACCGATTACGATCAGAATGTTGAAAAAAATCTTAACTTTTTTGAAAGAGGAATCTTAAGAAAAATCATTACTGAATCTAAGAATAAAGAAAACTCAGTTATCGAAGTCATTACTACGGCTTCGCAGATCCCGCAAATAGTAGGTTCTGAATATAAAAAAGCTTTTGAATTTTTGGGAGCCAAAAATGTTAATATCCTTGATATTCACAACCGTGAAGAAGCCAATTCGGATGCTATTGTTGCAAGAGCAAATGCAGCCGATGTTGTCATGTTTACAGGCGGCGATCAACTAAGACTGACTTCTATTTTGGGAGGTACAAGATTTCACGATGCTATTTTACTTAAATATCAGGAGCAGGATTTTATCTATTCCGGGACTTCAGCAGGAGCTGCTGCAGCTTCTGAAAATATGATTTACCAAGGAAGCAGTTCTGAGGCTTTGTTGAAAGGTGAAATTAAAACCACACAAGGTTTAGGCTTAATCGATAATGTGATTGTAGATACGCATTTTGTGCAAAGAGGAAGAATCGGAAGACTTTTCCAGGCTGTGGTAAACAATCCGAGAACTTTAGGTATCGGGCTGGGTGAAGATACCGGACTTTTCATTCATAATGATACCATGACCGCTGTCGGATCTGGATTGGTAATTATCGTTGATGGAAGATTTATTAAAGACACCAATCTTACCAACATCAATTTAGGTGAGCCTATCTCAATAGATAATCTTACCGTTCATGTCATGTCGATGAATGATCATTACGATTTGACGACAAGAAAACTGACGATAGAAAACTCTCAATTTAATCCGATACCTCAGACATAA
- a CDS encoding class I SAM-dependent methyltransferase, which produces MENYLEINRKSWNAKVEPHLKSDFYFVDEFLKGRTSLNSIELGLLGDVKGKTILHLQCHFGQDSISLSRMGAQVTGIDLSDKAIEAGRDLAKQCNTDTEFICSDVYDLPTILDEKFDIVFTSYGTIGWLPDLEKWAGVIDHFLKPGGQFIMAEFHPVVWMFDDDFKDIAYNYFNEKPIAETYAGTYADFSAEIVQDYVMWNHALSEVMQNLVDKNMVIEKFQEFDWSPYPCFKHIEEFERGKWRAEKFGNKIPMVYALSAQKKSS; this is translated from the coding sequence ATGGAAAATTATTTAGAAATTAACAGGAAATCCTGGAACGCTAAAGTGGAGCCGCATTTGAAATCTGATTTCTATTTTGTTGATGAATTTTTGAAAGGAAGAACTTCATTAAATTCAATAGAATTAGGACTTTTAGGAGATGTAAAAGGTAAAACAATCCTTCATTTGCAGTGTCATTTTGGGCAGGATTCTATTTCCCTGTCGAGAATGGGAGCACAGGTTACCGGAATTGATCTTTCAGATAAAGCAATTGAAGCGGGAAGAGATTTGGCGAAGCAATGTAATACAGATACAGAATTTATTTGCTCTGATGTATACGATTTGCCTACTATTTTAGACGAAAAATTTGATATAGTTTTCACGAGTTACGGCACAATTGGCTGGCTTCCCGATCTTGAAAAGTGGGCGGGTGTAATTGATCATTTTTTAAAGCCTGGCGGGCAGTTTATCATGGCAGAATTTCATCCTGTTGTTTGGATGTTTGATGATGATTTTAAAGATATTGCATATAATTATTTTAATGAAAAACCCATTGCTGAAACGTACGCAGGAACGTATGCAGATTTTTCTGCCGAAATAGTTCAGGATTATGTGATGTGGAACCACGCCTTATCTGAAGTAATGCAAAATTTAGTGGATAAAAATATGGTTATAGAAAAGTTTCAGGAGTTTGACTGGTCTCCGTACCCTTGTTTTAAACACATTGAAGAGTTCGAAAGAGGAAAATGGCGAGCAGAAAAATTTGGAAATAAAATTCCTATGGTTTATGCCCTTTCTGCACAAAAAAAGTCATCGTAA
- a CDS encoding YtxH domain-containing protein has translation MGNKTNGLLALLGIGALAYWKYKKSTPEQQQAVKDKINSAKDNLNKWGNDLKDKANEVASQAQSKFDEAKTKVEDSASNI, from the coding sequence ATGGGAAATAAGACAAACGGTTTATTAGCTTTATTAGGAATAGGTGCATTAGCATATTGGAAATACAAAAAATCTACTCCGGAGCAGCAGCAAGCTGTAAAAGACAAAATCAACTCTGCGAAGGATAATTTGAACAAATGGGGAAATGATTTGAAAGATAAGGCAAATGAAGTGGCTTCCCAGGCGCAAAGTAAATTTGACGAAGCGAAAACAAAAGTAGAAGATTCTGCATCTAATATATAA